GCGCCGCGTCGGCGGTTTTCCTCTTACGGAGTATTGGATGGACATCGGACAGATGCCGGATTTCGAACAGGCGCAGGTCGATTACGATGTCCACTTTACAAAATTGCATCAAGCAAGCTGGAAAAATTAATGAATGTTTTAGGTCTGATCCCCGCCCGAGGCGGTTCCAAAGGAATTCCGAAGAAAAACCTGTATCCGATTATGGGGAAACCGCTGTTGCAGTACACATTTGATGCCGCGCGCAAGAGTGAATACATCAATCAGATCATGCTTTCCAGCGAAGATGCCGAGATTCGGGATTTTGCCTCGCGCTGTCATATCGATACCCGCTATCAGCGTCCCGAAGCCCTGGCCACGGATGAAGCAACTACCATTGATGTGGTGCTGGATGTGCTGGATTGGCTTGAAGAAAGAAACGAGTTGCCTGAAGTGCTGGTGCTGCTGCAACCGACGTCGCCCTTGAGGACCGAACAGGACATTGATCAGGCTTTGAAACAGTTTATCGAACAGAAT
This is a stretch of genomic DNA from Thiomicrorhabdus sp.. It encodes these proteins:
- a CDS encoding acylneuraminate cytidylyltransferase family protein, whose protein sequence is MNVLGLIPARGGSKGIPKKNLYPIMGKPLLQYTFDAARKSEYINQIMLSSEDAEIRDFASRCHIDTRYQRPEALATDEATTIDVVLDVLDWLEERNELPEVLVLLQPTSPLRTEQDIDQALKQFIEQNLDSLVAVHPMIEHPFKCLQQEEDGSWQFLAKPDKYVSRRQEYKNDYFAINGALYIVRPQWLRQHGNFVVESKTTLFEMTSVAGVDVDDLTDIFQVEAYLRMASKL